A region from the Pseudomonas cucumis genome encodes:
- a CDS encoding ATP-dependent DNA ligase: protein MKAFADLYAELDATTSSNAKLTAMQNYFAQAAPEDAAWAVYFLSGGRPRQLVPVRMLREMATAFSGLSPWLFEESYQAVGDLAETISLVLPETLHTSTDGLAVWIEDKLLPLRNATPQTLAECLPALWAQLDRQSLMLCIKLITGSFRVGVSKLLVTRALAAMAGLDSKRVAQRLVGYTDLSNRPSAASYLKLIAPESPNEHAQRGGQPYPFFLAHALSHPVERFEALLGPASHWQVEWKWDGIRTQVVKRDGRLWIWSRGEELVSEHFPELDSLVHCLPDGTVIDGEIVAWKAAQPGINDTFDPQAPSSSAVQPFALLQQRIGRRTLSKKILDEVPVVIQAYDLLEWQGEDWRNQTQVTRRTQLEQLILTCANPVLLSSPVLTGEDWFDLARQREASRKLGVEGMMLKARDALYGVGRTKDMGVWWKWKVDPFSVDAVLIYAQQGHGRRASLYTDYTFAVWDGPPSARERTLVPFAKAYSGLTDEEMRQVDSIVRKTTVEKFGPVSSVKPTLVFELGFEGIALSKRHKSGIAVRFPRMLRWRQDKSVEEADSLATLQDLLA from the coding sequence ATGAAAGCCTTCGCCGACTTGTATGCCGAACTCGATGCCACCACCTCGAGCAACGCCAAACTGACGGCAATGCAGAACTATTTCGCCCAAGCCGCGCCTGAAGATGCCGCCTGGGCGGTGTACTTTCTGTCCGGTGGACGACCTCGGCAATTGGTGCCGGTACGAATGCTGCGGGAAATGGCTACAGCGTTTTCCGGGCTCTCTCCCTGGTTGTTCGAAGAAAGCTATCAGGCTGTCGGTGATCTGGCGGAAACCATTTCACTGGTGCTGCCCGAAACGCTCCACACCTCTACCGACGGGTTGGCGGTGTGGATTGAAGACAAACTGCTGCCGCTGCGTAACGCCACCCCGCAGACCCTCGCCGAATGCTTGCCGGCCCTGTGGGCACAACTGGATCGTCAGAGTCTGATGCTGTGCATCAAACTGATCACCGGCAGTTTCCGTGTCGGAGTCTCCAAATTGCTGGTCACCCGCGCCTTGGCGGCGATGGCCGGGCTCGACAGCAAACGCGTGGCCCAGCGGCTGGTGGGTTACACCGATCTATCTAACCGACCAAGCGCCGCCAGTTACCTGAAGCTGATCGCCCCCGAATCACCCAATGAGCATGCCCAACGGGGTGGCCAGCCGTACCCGTTTTTCCTCGCCCATGCGTTATCGCACCCGGTCGAGCGGTTTGAAGCCCTGCTCGGACCGGCCAGTCATTGGCAAGTGGAATGGAAATGGGACGGCATCCGCACTCAAGTGGTCAAGCGCGATGGGCGCTTGTGGATCTGGTCACGAGGTGAAGAGCTGGTAAGTGAACATTTCCCCGAACTGGACAGCCTGGTTCACTGTTTGCCCGATGGCACGGTGATCGACGGTGAAATCGTCGCCTGGAAAGCTGCACAACCGGGCATCAACGATACCTTCGACCCGCAAGCGCCGTCGTCATCCGCTGTGCAGCCCTTCGCCCTGTTGCAACAGCGGATCGGCCGTAGAACGCTGAGCAAGAAAATCCTCGATGAGGTGCCCGTGGTCATCCAGGCCTACGACTTACTGGAATGGCAGGGAGAGGATTGGCGTAACCAGACTCAAGTCACGCGCCGTACTCAACTGGAACAACTCATCCTCACCTGCGCAAACCCGGTGTTACTGAGCTCGCCCGTGCTGACCGGTGAAGACTGGTTCGACCTCGCCCGCCAACGAGAGGCCTCCCGAAAATTAGGCGTCGAAGGCATGATGCTCAAGGCCCGCGATGCGCTGTATGGCGTCGGGCGGACCAAGGACATGGGCGTGTGGTGGAAATGGAAAGTCGATCCGTTCAGTGTCGATGCGGTGCTGATCTATGCCCAGCAGGGCCATGGCCGCCGGGCCAGTCTCTACACTGATTACACCTTCGCTGTGTGGGACGGCCCACCCTCTGCCCGCGAGCGAACGCTGGTGCCTTTCGCCAAGGCCTACTCCGGGTTGACTGACGAAGAAATGCGTCAAGTCGACAGCATCGTGCGCAAGACCACGGTGGAAAAGTTCGGACCGGTGAGTAGCGTGAAGCCGACCCTGGTGTTTGAGCTGGGGTTCGAGGGCATTGCCCTGTCGAAACGACACAAGAGCGGGATTGCTGTGCGGTTTCCGAGGATGTTGCGTTGGCGACAGGACAAGTCGGTGGAAGAAGCTGACAGCTTGGCGACGTTGCAGGATTTGCTCGCCTGA
- a CDS encoding transporter substrate-binding domain-containing protein, with protein MKKALLTLSALALCMAAGSALAKEYKELRFGVDPSYAPFESKAADGSLVGFDIDLGNAICAELKVKCKWVESDFDGMIPGLKANKFDGVISSMTVTPAREKVIDFSDELFSGPTAYVFKKGSGLSEDVASLKGKTVGYEQGTIQEAYAKAVLDKAGVKTQAYQNQDQVYSDLMSGRLDAAIQDMLQAELGFLKSPKGEGYEVSKPVDSELLPSKTAIGISKGNKDLKELLNKGIKALHDDGTYATIQKKHFGDLNLYSGK; from the coding sequence ATGAAAAAAGCATTGCTGACCCTTTCTGCACTGGCGTTGTGCATGGCTGCCGGCTCCGCGCTGGCCAAGGAATACAAAGAGTTGCGTTTTGGCGTTGACCCTTCTTACGCCCCGTTCGAATCCAAAGCAGCCGACGGCAGCCTGGTAGGCTTCGACATCGATCTGGGCAATGCGATCTGCGCCGAGCTGAAGGTCAAGTGCAAATGGGTCGAAAGCGATTTCGACGGCATGATTCCAGGCTTGAAAGCCAATAAATTCGACGGTGTGATCTCTTCGATGACCGTCACCCCAGCCCGCGAAAAAGTCATCGACTTCTCCGACGAGCTGTTTTCCGGCCCAACCGCTTATGTATTCAAAAAAGGTTCCGGCCTGAGCGAAGATGTCGCTTCGCTGAAGGGCAAGACCGTCGGCTATGAGCAAGGCACCATCCAGGAAGCCTACGCCAAGGCCGTGCTGGACAAGGCTGGCGTGAAAACCCAGGCCTATCAGAACCAGGATCAGGTGTATTCGGACCTGATGTCCGGTCGCCTCGACGCGGCAATCCAGGACATGCTGCAAGCCGAACTGGGCTTCTTGAAGTCTCCAAAAGGCGAAGGCTACGAAGTCAGCAAGCCGGTCGACAGCGAATTGCTGCCGTCGAAAACAGCTATCGGTATCTCTAAAGGTAACAAAGACCTCAAAGAGCTTTTGAATAAAGGTATCAAAGCGTTACACGACGATGGCACCTACGCCACCATTCAGAAGAAACACTTTGGCGATCTGAATCTGTACAGCGGCAAATAA
- a CDS encoding ligase-associated DNA damage response exonuclease: MDLVIARPEGLYCPLGDFYIDPWQAVERSVITHAHGDHARRGNQHYLAAAPGAGILRARLGQDVNLQTLPYGEPLLHRGVKLSFHPAGHVLGSAQVRLEYGGEVWVASGDYKTEPDGTCAPFEPVRCHTFITESTFGLPIYRWQPQAQIFAEINQWWRANANADKASMLFCYSFGKAQRILHGIDASLGPVLVHGAVEPINRIYRESGVYLPPTIYASEVKKHDPMMRKALVLAPPSAGASSWVRRFGDYSDGFASGWMRLRGTRRRRGVDRGFVLSDHADWPGLLWAIKQTGAERVIVTHGSIGVLVRHLRELGLDAMSFSTEYGDDEDTTILEPEGAEVLA; the protein is encoded by the coding sequence ATGGACCTTGTTATCGCGCGTCCTGAAGGTTTGTACTGCCCGCTCGGGGATTTCTATATCGATCCATGGCAGGCGGTCGAACGGTCGGTCATCACCCACGCCCATGGCGACCATGCTCGCCGTGGCAATCAACATTATCTGGCGGCAGCACCGGGAGCAGGCATTCTGCGCGCGCGTCTGGGCCAGGACGTCAACCTGCAAACCTTGCCCTATGGCGAGCCATTGCTGCACCGCGGCGTAAAACTGAGTTTTCACCCCGCGGGCCATGTGCTCGGCTCGGCCCAGGTGCGCCTGGAATACGGCGGGGAAGTCTGGGTCGCCTCGGGGGATTACAAGACCGAGCCCGACGGCACCTGTGCGCCGTTCGAACCGGTGCGCTGCCACACGTTCATCACGGAATCGACGTTCGGTCTGCCGATTTACCGCTGGCAACCCCAGGCGCAGATCTTTGCCGAGATCAATCAGTGGTGGCGGGCCAATGCTAATGCTGACAAGGCCAGCATGCTGTTCTGCTATTCCTTCGGCAAGGCTCAGCGGATTCTCCACGGCATCGATGCCAGCCTCGGCCCCGTTCTGGTACATGGCGCGGTTGAACCCATCAATCGGATTTATCGCGAGAGCGGCGTTTATTTACCGCCAACGATCTATGCCAGTGAAGTTAAAAAGCATGACCCGATGATGCGCAAGGCCTTGGTCCTCGCGCCGCCTTCGGCGGGTGCCAGCTCTTGGGTACGGCGTTTCGGTGATTACAGCGATGGATTCGCCAGCGGCTGGATGCGCTTGCGCGGTACACGGCGGCGGCGCGGTGTGGACCGCGGTTTCGTGCTGTCCGATCACGCTGACTGGCCCGGCCTGCTCTGGGCCATCAAACAAACCGGAGCCGAGCGAGTGATCGTCACCCATGGATCGATCGGGGTACTGGTGCGCCATCTACGCGAACTAGGGCTCGATGCCATGAGTTTCAGCACCGAATACGGCGATGATGAAGACACCACAATCCTCGAACCCGAGGGTGCCGAGGTGCTGGCATGA
- a CDS encoding glutathione binding-like protein, producing the protein MIDLYYWTTPNGHKISIFLEEAGLPYNVYPINISQNDQFKPEFLKISPNNKIPAIVDHEPADGGAALSLFESGAILLYLAEKTGKFLPKDLRGRQQTLQWLFWQMGGLGPMAGQNHHFSQFAPEKIPYAIKRYIDETARLYGVLDKQLANNDFVAGGEYSIADMAIYPWIVSHKWQSQNLEDFPNVLRWFNHIQNRPATVKAYALVGKVNPPKP; encoded by the coding sequence ATGATCGACTTGTATTACTGGACCACCCCCAACGGCCACAAGATTTCGATATTCCTGGAAGAAGCCGGCCTGCCGTACAACGTTTATCCGATTAACATCAGCCAGAACGACCAGTTCAAACCCGAGTTCCTGAAGATCTCGCCGAACAACAAAATCCCGGCCATCGTCGATCATGAGCCGGCCGATGGCGGCGCCGCGCTGTCGCTGTTCGAGTCTGGGGCGATTCTGCTGTACCTGGCAGAGAAAACCGGCAAGTTCCTGCCCAAGGATCTACGCGGGCGCCAGCAAACACTGCAATGGCTGTTCTGGCAGATGGGTGGCTTGGGGCCGATGGCTGGGCAGAATCATCACTTCAGCCAGTTCGCACCGGAAAAAATCCCCTACGCGATCAAACGCTACATCGACGAAACAGCCCGCCTGTATGGGGTGCTCGACAAGCAACTGGCCAACAATGACTTTGTCGCTGGCGGCGAATACAGCATTGCCGACATGGCGATCTACCCGTGGATCGTGTCTCACAAGTGGCAGAGCCAGAACCTGGAAGACTTCCCCAACGTGCTGCGCTGGTTCAATCACATCCAGAACCGCCCGGCGACGGTGAAGGCGTATGCGCTGGTGGGCAAGGTCAACCCGCCTAAACCCTGA
- a CDS encoding LEA type 2 family protein translates to MTRQRRALQLLTLLLFLGLGGCASWFSNDLPEPQVHLVKVEVVRAKLLEQKFLLHFRVDNPNDQDLTVRALEYRIHLGDILLAEGEHEHWFTVGPQRSAYFKVPIRTNLWPKVRDLVKLLKKPDQPIPYRLEGELETGLFIAHYVHLARNGVIIAADLIPE, encoded by the coding sequence ATGACCCGTCAACGGCGCGCATTACAGCTGCTCACCCTGCTCCTGTTTCTGGGGCTCGGCGGCTGTGCGTCGTGGTTCAGCAACGACCTGCCGGAGCCGCAGGTGCATCTGGTCAAGGTCGAGGTGGTCCGGGCCAAATTACTGGAGCAGAAGTTCCTGCTGCATTTTCGCGTCGACAATCCCAATGACCAGGATCTGACGGTGCGAGCCCTGGAATATCGCATTCACCTGGGGGACATACTGCTAGCCGAAGGTGAGCACGAACACTGGTTCACGGTCGGCCCCCAACGCAGCGCCTATTTTAAAGTGCCGATCCGCACCAACTTGTGGCCCAAAGTCCGGGACCTGGTGAAACTGCTGAAAAAACCCGACCAACCCATTCCCTATCGTCTGGAAGGTGAATTGGAAACCGGTTTATTCATCGCGCACTACGTGCACCTGGCGCGCAATGGCGTGATAATCGCCGCCGATTTAATTCCGGAGTAA
- a CDS encoding cysteine hydrolase family protein, whose translation MLHPKLGRRNNPRAEECILELLGHWRRTGRPVIHVQHLSRSEDSVFWPQQSGVEFQERFQPSMGEWLIQKQVPDAFCSTGLEVRLREAGIDQLIIVGVATHNSVESTARTAGNLGFEAWVVEDACFTFDKADFFGNAHSAEEVHAMSLGNLHGEYATVVSTARILQAD comes from the coding sequence ATCCTTCATCCCAAACTGGGTCGTCGAAACAACCCTCGTGCCGAAGAGTGCATCCTGGAATTGTTGGGGCATTGGCGTCGAACCGGGCGGCCGGTGATTCATGTGCAGCACCTGTCCCGCTCAGAGGACTCAGTGTTCTGGCCGCAGCAGTCAGGGGTGGAATTTCAGGAGCGTTTTCAACCATCGATGGGTGAGTGGCTGATTCAGAAGCAGGTGCCGGATGCCTTTTGTTCGACGGGGCTGGAAGTGCGTTTGCGCGAGGCGGGGATCGATCAGTTGATCATCGTTGGCGTGGCGACCCACAACTCGGTCGAATCCACAGCGCGAACGGCTGGCAACCTGGGGTTTGAGGCGTGGGTTGTGGAGGATGCGTGCTTTACCTTCGATAAGGCGGATTTTTTTGGTAACGCCCATTCAGCCGAAGAAGTGCATGCTATGTCGCTGGGTAATTTGCATGGGGAGTATGCGACGGTCGTCAGTACCGCAAGAATTCTGCAGGCCGACTAA
- a CDS encoding ABC transporter permease produces MIELLQEYWRAFLYTDGYNVTGLAMTMWLLSASIFIGFVVSIPLSIARVSPKFYVRWPVQFYTYLFRGTPLYIQLLICYTGIYSLAAVRAQPILDAFFRDAMNCTILAFALNTCAYTTEIFAGAIRSMAHGEVEAAKAYGLTGWKLYAYVIMPSALRRSLPYYSNEVILMLHSTTVAFTATIPDVLKVARDANSATFLTFQSFGIAALIYLTVTFALVGLFRLAERRWLAFLGPTH; encoded by the coding sequence ATGATCGAACTCTTGCAGGAATACTGGAGAGCCTTCCTTTATACCGACGGCTACAACGTCACTGGCCTGGCCATGACCATGTGGCTGCTCAGCGCGTCGATCTTCATCGGTTTTGTGGTGTCGATCCCGCTGTCCATCGCCAGGGTTTCGCCCAAGTTCTACGTCCGCTGGCCGGTGCAGTTCTACACTTATCTGTTTCGGGGTACGCCGCTCTATATACAGCTGCTGATCTGTTACACCGGCATCTACAGCCTGGCCGCCGTGCGTGCCCAGCCAATCCTTGATGCGTTCTTTCGCGATGCGATGAACTGCACGATCCTGGCCTTCGCCCTGAACACCTGCGCCTACACCACGGAAATCTTCGCCGGAGCGATTCGCAGCATGGCCCACGGTGAAGTCGAAGCCGCCAAGGCCTACGGTCTGACAGGCTGGAAGCTCTATGCCTACGTGATCATGCCGTCGGCCCTGCGTCGCTCGTTGCCTTATTACAGCAACGAAGTGATTCTGATGCTGCACTCGACCACCGTGGCATTCACCGCGACTATCCCGGATGTATTGAAAGTCGCTCGTGATGCGAACTCGGCGACCTTCCTGACATTCCAGTCGTTCGGCATCGCCGCGCTGATCTACCTGACCGTTACCTTTGCGCTGGTCGGCCTGTTTCGCCTCGCCGAACGCCGATGGCTGGCCTTCCTCGGGCCGACTCACTAG
- a CDS encoding SEC-C metal-binding domain-containing protein, with protein MTQQPHVHGPDCNHDHDHHDHHDHDHGHVHGPNCGHAHQEPVRNALKDVGRNDPCPCGNGKKFKKCHGA; from the coding sequence ATGACCCAGCAACCTCATGTCCATGGCCCTGACTGCAACCACGATCATGACCATCACGACCACCATGATCACGACCATGGCCATGTCCACGGCCCGAACTGCGGCCACGCCCACCAGGAGCCGGTGCGCAACGCCCTGAAAGACGTCGGCCGCAACGATCCTTGCCCATGCGGCAATGGCAAGAAATTCAAGAAGTGCCACGGCGCTTGA
- a CDS encoding succinylglutamate desuccinylase/aspartoacylase family protein, translated as MRHQIHDLLAPLPGTVRQIHSFHFGSPSAKGKIYIQSSLHADELPGMLVAWHLKQRLAELEAAGRLRSEIVLVPVANPVGLEQVLMDVPLGRYELESGQNFNRWFVDLSEEVGNEIEGLLGDDPQRNLELIRGCLRKALARQTAGTQLQSQRLTLQRLACDADMVLDLHCDFEAVAHLYTTPEAWPQVEPLARYIGSEASLLATDSGGQSFDECFTLLWWQLKERFGEQFEIPLGSFSVTVELRGQGDVNHPLASLDSQALIDYLIHFGAIAGEPAPLPELPYPATPLAGVEPVATPVGGLLVFTALPGEYLEAGQLIAEVIDPINDRVTPVHCTAAGLMYARSLRRMATAGMVIAHVAGTEAYRSGYLLSP; from the coding sequence ATGCGCCACCAGATTCATGACCTGCTGGCCCCGCTGCCGGGGACCGTGCGACAGATTCACAGCTTCCACTTCGGCTCGCCGTCGGCCAAAGGCAAGATTTACATCCAGTCCTCCCTGCATGCCGATGAATTGCCCGGCATGTTGGTGGCCTGGCACCTCAAGCAACGTCTGGCGGAGCTGGAAGCCGCCGGCCGGCTGCGTAGCGAAATCGTACTGGTGCCCGTGGCCAACCCGGTCGGCCTGGAACAGGTGTTGATGGACGTTCCACTGGGCCGCTACGAGCTGGAAAGCGGGCAGAACTTCAATCGCTGGTTTGTCGATTTAAGTGAAGAAGTCGGCAACGAAATCGAAGGCTTGCTCGGCGATGATCCGCAACGCAACCTTGAATTGATCCGCGGCTGCCTGCGAAAAGCGTTGGCGCGGCAGACCGCAGGCACTCAACTGCAATCCCAACGTCTGACCCTGCAACGGCTCGCCTGCGATGCAGACATGGTGCTGGATCTGCATTGCGACTTCGAAGCCGTGGCGCACCTTTACACCACGCCCGAGGCCTGGCCGCAGGTCGAGCCGCTGGCGCGCTACATCGGTTCCGAAGCCAGCCTGCTGGCCACCGACTCTGGCGGCCAATCGTTCGATGAATGTTTCACCCTGCTCTGGTGGCAGTTGAAAGAGCGCTTCGGCGAGCAATTCGAGATTCCGCTGGGCAGTTTTTCAGTCACCGTCGAATTGCGCGGCCAGGGTGACGTCAATCACCCGCTGGCCAGCCTGGACAGCCAGGCGCTGATCGATTATCTGATTCATTTCGGCGCGATTGCCGGTGAGCCGGCGCCATTACCGGAACTGCCCTACCCGGCCACACCACTGGCCGGCGTTGAACCGGTGGCGACACCGGTGGGCGGGCTTCTGGTGTTCACGGCCCTGCCCGGGGAATACCTGGAGGCCGGGCAACTGATTGCCGAAGTGATCGACCCGATCAATGATCGCGTCACCCCTGTTCATTGCACTGCCGCCGGGCTGATGTACGCCCGTTCGCTGCGGCGCATGGCCACTGCCGGCATGGTGATCGCCCACGTCGCGGGCACCGAAGCCTATCGCAGCGGCTACCTACTTTCGCCTTGA
- a CDS encoding ABC transporter permease → MFENLLQSLGLSAFSLKGFGPLLMEGTWMTIKLSVLSLLLAVLLGLLGASAKLSKVKLVRVPAQLYTTLIRGVPDLVLMLLIFYSLQTWLTSFTDFMEWEYIEINPFSAGVITLGFIYGAYFTETFRGAILAVPRGQVEAATAYGLKRGQRFRIVVFPQMMRFALPGIGNNWMVMLKATALVSIIGLADLVKAAQDAGKSTYQLFYFLVLAALIYLLITSASNVVLRWLERRYAAGSREAVR, encoded by the coding sequence ATGTTCGAAAACCTATTACAAAGCCTGGGGCTTTCTGCCTTCAGCCTCAAGGGCTTCGGTCCGTTGCTGATGGAAGGCACCTGGATGACCATCAAATTATCGGTGTTGTCACTTTTGTTGGCCGTATTGCTCGGTCTGCTCGGTGCCAGTGCCAAGCTGTCAAAAGTCAAACTGGTGCGTGTACCGGCTCAGCTCTACACCACGCTGATTCGCGGGGTGCCCGACCTGGTACTGATGCTGCTGATCTTCTACAGCCTGCAAACCTGGCTGACCTCGTTTACCGATTTCATGGAATGGGAATACATCGAGATCAACCCGTTCAGCGCCGGGGTCATCACCCTGGGCTTCATTTATGGCGCGTACTTCACTGAAACGTTTCGCGGAGCGATCCTCGCCGTACCGCGGGGCCAGGTCGAAGCCGCCACTGCCTATGGCCTCAAACGCGGTCAGCGTTTTCGTATCGTGGTGTTCCCGCAAATGATGCGCTTCGCCCTGCCGGGTATCGGTAACAACTGGATGGTGATGCTCAAGGCCACCGCGCTGGTCTCGATCATCGGCCTCGCCGACCTGGTCAAGGCCGCGCAGGACGCCGGTAAAAGCACTTATCAACTGTTCTACTTCCTGGTGCTTGCCGCATTGATTTACCTGCTGATCACCAGTGCCTCCAATGTCGTCCTGCGCTGGCTCGAACGCCGCTACGCCGCCGGTTCCCGGGAGGCCGTACGATGA
- a CDS encoding penicillin acylase family protein yields MASPALTHFLPRFGVAAAVAGVLSLTGCQTWNTQDTLPPTSGVQPLKGLAQNVSIRRNAMGMPLIESNSFHDALFTLGYVHASDRITQMVTLRLLAQGRLAEMSGADLLDADRYMRAVNLKKSAGELYKASSPRLKRFFEVYARGVNAYLFRYRDKLPADLAATGYKPEYWKPEDSALIFCLLNFSQSANLPEEISSLMLAQTVSADKLAWLTPSAPDEKLPVAEAEKLQGIKLNGQIPGLNEISKATGQLSDLNLLGATSSNNWAIAPQRSRSGKSLLASDSHGSLGVPALFSYVQIRAPKYQASGVTIAGLPMVLGGFNGKVAWSMTTVMGDNQDLFLEKIKRQGNGLSYEVGGKWQPAIVRNETYFVKGQKPIREAVYETRHGPLLNSAQGTALANGFGLALQTPNFTDDKTLDAFFDLSRAQSVEKASDASREIRAIALNLVFADASNIGWQVTGRYPNRREGEGLLPSPGWEGRYDWDGYADPMLHPYDQDPAQGWLGTANQRVIPHGYGMQLSNSWSAPERGERMAELAGVGKHDTRSVIAMQYDQTTTFAAKLKKVFEAPGMAQPLKQAIEALPEADRGKAREAYTRLMAFDGKLSPTSADAAIYELFLQESTKQIFLDELGPESSPAWKAFIGNGKLSYAAQADHLLSREDSPFWDDLRTPQKEDKPAILARSLAAAISAGDRQLGGDHKAWQWGKLHRYEWKNTSGQTVRGPLAAGGDHSTLNTAAFTWGQDFNTTLAPAMRFIVDFGQAEPLMGQNATGQSGNPSSAHYLDSIDPWLKGQYMSLPMQPQNFDKVYGKTRLTLTPGK; encoded by the coding sequence ATGGCCTCGCCAGCCCTCACACATTTTCTTCCCCGGTTCGGCGTTGCCGCAGCAGTGGCCGGTGTTTTAAGCCTGACCGGTTGTCAGACCTGGAACACTCAAGACACCCTCCCACCGACCTCCGGCGTGCAACCGCTCAAGGGCCTGGCGCAGAACGTTTCGATTCGCCGCAACGCCATGGGCATGCCGCTGATCGAGAGCAATAGCTTCCACGATGCGCTGTTCACCCTCGGCTACGTGCACGCCAGCGACCGCATCACCCAGATGGTCACTCTGCGCTTGCTGGCCCAGGGCCGTCTGGCGGAGATGTCCGGTGCGGACCTGCTCGATGCCGACCGCTACATGCGTGCGGTCAATCTGAAGAAAAGCGCGGGTGAGCTGTACAAGGCCTCCTCGCCGCGCCTCAAGCGGTTCTTCGAAGTCTATGCCCGCGGGGTCAACGCCTACCTGTTCCGCTACCGCGACAAACTGCCTGCAGACCTCGCGGCCACTGGCTACAAGCCCGAATACTGGAAACCGGAAGATTCAGCGCTGATTTTCTGCCTGCTGAACTTCAGCCAGTCGGCAAACCTGCCGGAAGAAATTTCCTCATTGATGCTGGCCCAGACCGTCAGCGCCGACAAACTGGCATGGCTCACGCCGTCCGCCCCCGACGAAAAACTGCCAGTCGCAGAAGCGGAAAAACTCCAGGGCATCAAGCTTAACGGGCAAATCCCGGGGCTGAATGAAATCAGCAAAGCCACCGGCCAACTGTCGGATCTGAACCTGCTGGGCGCCACGTCTTCGAACAACTGGGCGATCGCCCCGCAACGCAGCCGCAGCGGCAAAAGCCTGCTGGCCAGCGACAGCCATGGGTCGCTGGGCGTGCCAGCGCTGTTCAGTTACGTGCAGATTCGCGCGCCGAAATACCAGGCCTCTGGCGTGACCATTGCCGGGTTACCGATGGTGCTTGGCGGTTTCAACGGGAAAGTGGCGTGGAGCATGACCACGGTCATGGGCGACAACCAGGACCTGTTCCTGGAAAAAATCAAACGCCAGGGCAACGGCCTTTCCTACGAAGTGGGCGGCAAATGGCAGCCCGCGATCGTGCGCAACGAAACCTACTTCGTCAAAGGCCAGAAGCCGATTCGCGAAGCGGTGTACGAAACCCGTCACGGGCCACTGCTCAACAGCGCCCAAGGCACCGCGTTGGCGAATGGTTTCGGCCTGGCCTTGCAGACGCCGAACTTCACCGACGACAAAACCCTGGACGCGTTTTTCGACCTGTCCCGAGCGCAGAGCGTCGAGAAAGCTTCGGACGCCAGCCGTGAAATACGCGCCATCGCCCTGAATCTGGTGTTTGCCGATGCCAGCAATATTGGCTGGCAAGTTACCGGTCGCTACCCGAACCGTCGAGAAGGTGAAGGCTTGCTGCCGTCACCGGGCTGGGAAGGTCGCTACGACTGGGACGGTTACGCCGACCCGATGCTCCATCCGTATGACCAGGACCCGGCTCAAGGCTGGCTCGGCACCGCCAACCAGCGGGTCATTCCCCATGGCTACGGCATGCAGCTGTCCAATTCCTGGTCGGCGCCGGAGCGCGGCGAACGCATGGCCGAACTGGCGGGCGTGGGCAAGCACGACACGCGCAGCGTGATTGCCATGCAATACGATCAGACCACCACCTTCGCCGCCAAACTGAAGAAGGTGTTTGAAGCGCCGGGCATGGCTCAGCCACTCAAACAGGCCATCGAAGCGCTGCCTGAGGCTGATCGCGGCAAGGCGCGCGAGGCTTACACGCGCTTGATGGCTTTCGACGGCAAACTCAGCCCGACCTCCGCCGACGCGGCGATCTACGAACTGTTCCTGCAGGAAAGCACTAAACAGATTTTCCTCGACGAACTGGGCCCGGAAAGCAGCCCGGCGTGGAAAGCTTTTATCGGCAACGGCAAGTTGTCTTACGCGGCTCAGGCCGATCATCTGCTGAGCCGTGAGGACAGTCCGTTCTGGGACGACCTGCGCACCCCGCAGAAAGAAGACAAACCGGCGATCCTCGCCCGCAGCCTGGCGGCCGCGATCAGCGCGGGGGACCGCCAGTTGGGTGGCGATCACAAAGCCTGGCAGTGGGGCAAACTGCATCGCTACGAGTGGAAGAACACCAGCGGCCAGACCGTGCGCGGTCCACTGGCGGCCGGCGGCGACCACAGCACACTCAACACCGCCGCGTTCACCTGGGGTCAGGACTTCAACACCACGCTGGCGCCGGCCATGCGCTTTATCGTCGATTTCGGCCAGGCCGAACCGCTGATGGGCCAGAACGCTACCGGCCAATCCGGCAACCCCTCCAGCGCGCATTATCTCGACAGCATCGATCCATGGCTCAAGGGGCAATACATGAGCCTGCCGATGCAACCGCAGAACTTTGACAAGGTGTATGGCAAGACGCGGCTGACCCTGACGCCTGGCAAGTAA